GATTGACCTGTAAAGCTGGCATTCGCCGTAGGCAGCTGGTCTGCCACCGTAACTCCTTGCTGGGCATAAGCAATTTTTAACGCGATCACGCTCTGCTGCAGACTGGGGCTATTTTCGAAAGCCGCATCAAGGTATTTCTCTAACTCAGGCAGTTGGACTAAGTCGGTTAGTTGAGTCGGAGGGCTAATTTCGTCAGCCTCAAGTGAAAGTTGTCGCTCGGCTACCACCTGCCCCAGCAGTTGCTCTACAGACTGGGCTCTATTCTGCTCAGCCTGTCTGACAAAGTCTGCACTAGTTCCCGACACACAACCCATAACGCCTACTAGCGTCAGTGCAAGAATAGAATATCGCAATGTCATCGTTGTTATCTCCCGCTAATCTGCAAGCAAGGTAACAAACGAAGGGGTTAAGGTAGGGTTAAGATAGGGCCACCACTACTAAAGTAGTAATCTATACTTTTTACTGGCTTGATATTACTTCAAAAATAGTATGCAACTAGACTTTGAGTAAGGCTTACAGGACGAAGCTTAGATCTAGTACAGCGGAACATAAAATGAAAAAACGGACATTACTATGGTTAGGCTTATCTGTCTCAGCAGCAATCGGTTTACTACTGCTGGGAAATGTGCGTTCCTACTCAACTCACTCTGATCTCGGTGAAGCTCATACTCACTCTTCTCAGCCAGACAGCCATGATGCTGATGAACCTAAAGAAGAGGCGGTAGACTATGGTTTGATTACTCCAATCCCCCAAGATGTCGAATTCAATCGGGAGAAAGCCAAAATTGGCTGGGTGCTGTTTCGCGATGCCAATCTCTCTTCCAACAATAAAGTCAGCTGCGAGTCCTGTCACAATTTGCGAACCAATGGCGCAGAACTGACAGCAGTTTCGACAGGCGTGAACGGGCAAGGTACCCGCAACTCTTTAACTGTATTCAACTCCAGGTTCAACTATCGATTTTTCTGGGATGGACGAGTCAACAGCTTGCATGATCAGCTTGATGGCCCTATACATGATGTCGTTGAAATGGATTCAAACTGGCCTGATATTATCGCATATGTCAGGCAATCTCCGGTTTACCAACAATATTTCACCAAAGCGGATTTGGAAATCAACGAATACAGTATCAAGACAGTTCTGGTGGAATTCATACGCGCTTTGAACACACCAAATTCCGCCTTTGACCAGTACTTGAAAGGCAATGAGAGTGCACTAAGCGCAGACGCGAAACTCGGCTGGGAAGCCTTTCAAACTGAAGGTTGCATACGTTGTCACCAAGGGCAAAATGTAGGTGGCGGCATGGTCATGCGCTTTGGCTATTTTGGACAAGATACCATCGGCAAAGGCCGTATTGCAGACAAAGGGCGTTTCAATAGCACTAAAGACTCAAATGATCTCTATCTCTTCCGTGTGGCCAGCCTGAGAAATGTCGCTCTGACTCCACCCTATTTTCACGATGGTAAAACACAGCACTTATCAGAAGCGATAAAAATTATGGGTAAAAGTCAATTGGGTAAAACATTCGATGACCAGACTGTTCACCACATAGAAGATTTTCTCCATGCCTTAACTGGCGACAGGCCAAGTATTTTGCAGGAGTTTGAAAATGAATAAAATCAAACTCCTTTTTGCGTTTGCAACCCTTATCTTTATTGGGTCGTGCACATATGTTTATCTGGCCTATGTCGAACTCAATAAGCTGGCTCAATATGATAAACGAGTACGAATTATGGGCCATGAAGTCATCGAGTTGAGAGATGAAATCATCAGTGCCTCCATCCAAGGTATCTCTGAGCCCTACCAAGTCACAAACCAACTGGTTAACCTAGAACGAGAACTGCAGCAATTTCATCAACAACACCAAGCCACCGCTCTACATTCTACTTGGTTTAAACACTTACCGACGGAAGCTCTTCTCAATGATTTCCACACTTCAGCCACCAGCCTGATAAAAATGCTCGATCAAACCATAGGTTTAATTGTGGCTAGGGAGTTTGTATTACATTCGTTAAAAAATAAGTTAGCTAATGAAGGTGAGTTCGATACCAACAACCAACCACTAGATCAGCTTCTCACCTATTTATTGGATGAAAACGTCATCGCTGCCGATGAAGAGGTCGCACG
This sequence is a window from Vibrio coralliilyticus. Protein-coding genes within it:
- a CDS encoding cytochrome-c peroxidase; its protein translation is MKKRTLLWLGLSVSAAIGLLLLGNVRSYSTHSDLGEAHTHSSQPDSHDADEPKEEAVDYGLITPIPQDVEFNREKAKIGWVLFRDANLSSNNKVSCESCHNLRTNGAELTAVSTGVNGQGTRNSLTVFNSRFNYRFFWDGRVNSLHDQLDGPIHDVVEMDSNWPDIIAYVRQSPVYQQYFTKADLEINEYSIKTVLVEFIRALNTPNSAFDQYLKGNESALSADAKLGWEAFQTEGCIRCHQGQNVGGGMVMRFGYFGQDTIGKGRIADKGRFNSTKDSNDLYLFRVASLRNVALTPPYFHDGKTQHLSEAIKIMGKSQLGKTFDDQTVHHIEDFLHALTGDRPSILQEFENE